One part of the Cellulosilyticum sp. I15G10I2 genome encodes these proteins:
- a CDS encoding response regulator transcription factor, whose amino-acid sequence MYEDLVFSVIVVDDEKLILKNIVRNIEETDSHFKVVATARNGAEALELVKKHTPHIVFTDIRMPVIDGLQLSSEIHQKFPSIKKVIISGYDDFNYAKSALKYNVDDYLLKPINNDELKTLLLSLKQSLLTELNDSSLLPNSTQQTPKEIVMLVQQFMHTNYKSPIDLNTLSAQFGFSSSYLTKIFIKYTNTSPLKYLTDYRITIAKQLLINPELSIKSVAELCGYPDPFHFSRIFKKATGESPANYRITYRNSQFNQHRKSEL is encoded by the coding sequence ATGTATGAAGATCTTGTTTTTTCTGTGATTGTGGTGGATGATGAAAAACTTATCTTAAAAAATATTGTTAGAAACATTGAAGAGACCGACAGCCATTTTAAAGTGGTTGCTACTGCTCGTAATGGTGCCGAAGCCTTAGAGTTAGTTAAAAAACATACGCCGCATATTGTATTCACAGATATTCGAATGCCTGTTATAGATGGCCTTCAGCTTTCTTCTGAAATCCATCAAAAATTCCCTTCTATAAAAAAAGTTATTATAAGTGGCTACGACGACTTTAACTATGCTAAAAGTGCATTAAAATACAATGTAGATGATTATCTTCTTAAACCTATTAATAATGATGAACTAAAAACTTTACTGCTCTCACTTAAACAAAGTCTTCTGACAGAACTTAACGACTCTTCTTTACTGCCTAATTCAACACAGCAGACTCCAAAAGAAATAGTTATGCTGGTACAGCAATTTATGCATACTAATTATAAGTCACCTATTGATCTTAATACTTTGTCTGCACAGTTTGGATTTTCATCTTCTTACCTCACTAAAATTTTTATTAAATATACAAATACATCTCCGCTTAAATATCTTACCGATTATCGCATAACTATTGCCAAGCAACTCCTAATCAATCCTGAACTTTCAATCAAATCTGTGGCAGAACTTTGCGGCTACCCAGACCCTTTTCATTTTAGCCGAATTTTTAAAAAAGCAACTGGGGAGAGTCCCGCTAATTATAGAATCACTTATAGAAACAGTCAATTTAATCAACATCGAAAGTCTGAATTGTAG
- a CDS encoding ABC transporter substrate-binding protein, with product MKKIFGAVLAGVMLTSMTACAGGKEAAPTPPAADTTKEVSEANAKQDVTISYMAGQDWVYDAEMKLGEKFTEETGIKIDYQIIPSDQYTNLLLTKLNAGECADIFGAQSGSTDIQTQINVEKTALDLSGEAWASTVDPLVAKELSVNGKLYGQPTADTSSVWGIAYNKKIFTDLSLEIPTNYDQFKAICEKIKAEGITPIYECISDGWHHVLWYPEIGPVYEKAAPGLAEKLNMNTAKFAENETMNKVLSQIKEMAELGYWGDNYMSNTYSDAPKNIASGKYAMFVANQGFGAEVNAVDPNFSADDIGYFVIPLADNQTLNVNPCGPSRFVYSGSKNAEAAKKYLEFLARPENLQYMIDNVPKYNKLPFQGVQDKYTETIKEFYNRYPEQGAVYQVAIKYLNPQWMDIGKDLTAMLVGDMTPETVLKNIDKKREEQAVAAKDAAWN from the coding sequence ATGAAAAAAATATTTGGAGCAGTATTAGCAGGAGTAATGCTTACTAGTATGACTGCATGTGCAGGAGGAAAAGAGGCAGCACCAACACCACCAGCAGCAGACACAACTAAAGAAGTATCGGAAGCAAACGCAAAGCAGGACGTAACGATTTCTTATATGGCAGGTCAAGACTGGGTTTATGATGCGGAGATGAAACTGGGAGAAAAGTTTACAGAGGAGACAGGCATTAAAATTGATTATCAAATTATTCCTTCTGATCAATACACTAATCTTTTATTAACGAAACTTAATGCTGGAGAATGTGCAGATATATTTGGAGCTCAAAGCGGCAGTACTGATATACAAACTCAGATTAACGTAGAAAAAACAGCTTTGGATCTTTCGGGTGAAGCGTGGGCAAGTACAGTGGATCCGTTAGTAGCTAAAGAATTATCTGTAAACGGCAAACTTTATGGACAACCTACAGCAGACACTTCAAGTGTATGGGGCATTGCCTATAACAAAAAAATATTTACAGACCTAAGTCTTGAGATTCCAACAAATTATGATCAATTTAAAGCAATTTGTGAAAAGATTAAAGCTGAAGGGATTACGCCTATTTATGAATGTATATCAGATGGATGGCATCATGTACTGTGGTATCCAGAAATAGGTCCAGTCTATGAAAAAGCAGCACCAGGGCTTGCTGAAAAGCTTAATATGAATACAGCGAAATTTGCTGAGAATGAAACCATGAACAAAGTACTTAGTCAAATCAAAGAAATGGCTGAGCTTGGTTACTGGGGTGATAACTATATGTCTAACACCTATTCAGATGCGCCTAAGAATATAGCAAGTGGCAAATATGCTATGTTTGTAGCTAATCAAGGTTTTGGCGCAGAAGTTAATGCAGTAGACCCTAATTTTAGTGCAGATGATATAGGTTATTTTGTTATACCGCTTGCAGATAATCAAACTTTAAATGTGAATCCTTGCGGACCTTCAAGATTTGTTTATTCAGGTTCTAAAAATGCAGAAGCTGCAAAAAAATATCTTGAATTTTTGGCAAGACCAGAAAACCTTCAGTATATGATAGATAATGTGCCAAAATACAATAAGCTTCCTTTCCAAGGTGTACAAGATAAATATACTGAAACGATTAAAGAATTTTATAACAGATATCCAGAACAAGGTGCAGTATATCAAGTAGCTATTAAATATCTTAATCCACAGTGGATGGATATAGGAAAAGATTTAACTGCTATGTTAGTTGGGGATATGACACCTGAAACAGTTCTTAAAAATATTGATAAGAAAAGAGAAGAACAGGCAGTAGCAGCAAAAGACGCAGCCTGGAATTAA
- a CDS encoding carbohydrate ABC transporter permease, with the protein MQKNKVYPTYFIFGALVLYLMLFVIPSLMGIGYSFTDWSSYSDEVNFVGLKNFRTIFSASENYLKYMGNTIWFTVVTTVWKNVLGLAFAVLLTKNIKALNFHRGIMFMPSVLSTLIVGMIFKSILNPQIGLLNTTLRNMGLEFLAKPWLVDPAIAFNSVMAVDIWKGTGYIMTILIAGLMSISTTYYEAGDIDGASAWQKFRFITFPLLLPTLTTTTVLNVIYGLKVFDMVYALTNGGPGYATEVLYTGVFKEFGLGKYAVGTTLSTVMFVFMVIIGYFMIKFMTKDEVIE; encoded by the coding sequence ATGCAAAAAAATAAGGTCTATCCCACTTATTTCATTTTTGGAGCACTCGTTCTTTACTTGATGCTTTTTGTTATTCCGTCACTTATGGGGATAGGATATTCTTTTACAGATTGGTCATCTTATTCAGATGAAGTTAATTTTGTAGGCTTGAAGAATTTTAGAACGATTTTTTCCGCTAGTGAAAATTACCTTAAATATATGGGTAACACCATTTGGTTTACAGTTGTTACGACCGTTTGGAAAAACGTATTAGGCCTAGCATTTGCAGTCCTTCTTACTAAAAACATTAAAGCACTTAACTTTCATCGTGGCATTATGTTCATGCCCTCTGTACTTTCTACACTTATTGTGGGCATGATTTTTAAATCTATTTTAAATCCACAAATTGGACTACTTAATACAACCTTACGCAACATGGGATTAGAGTTTTTAGCAAAGCCTTGGCTTGTAGATCCTGCAATTGCTTTTAACTCGGTTATGGCAGTAGATATTTGGAAGGGAACAGGCTATATCATGACAATTCTAATTGCAGGACTCATGTCTATATCTACTACTTACTACGAAGCAGGGGATATAGATGGAGCTAGTGCATGGCAAAAGTTTAGATTTATTACCTTTCCGCTTCTGCTCCCTACCCTAACAACAACTACTGTACTTAATGTCATCTATGGATTAAAGGTATTTGATATGGTTTACGCGCTTACAAATGGTGGACCAGGTTATGCCACAGAAGTCTTATATACTGGCGTTTTTAAAGAATTCGGATTAGGGAAATATGCAGTTGGAACTACGCTTTCAACAGTAATGTTCGTCTTTATGGTTATTATAGGTTACTTTATGATTAAGTTTATGACTAAAG